In one Nocardioides sp. NBC_00368 genomic region, the following are encoded:
- a CDS encoding glycosyltransferase family 2 protein — protein MSQAALSIVIPFHNVAPYFQTCLESLRTQTFSDFEVVMVDDASDDGSAEIADRFASSDPRFRVVRSAKVGVGVARNIGVENSRGDLLAFVDADDYVPEYAYELMTDTLAETGSDFVAGNARRFDSVSVWQSWSHRRPFVTARRATHCSRTHILGIDRYIWNKVYRRDFWDAAGLSYPDMLYEDYPVALAAHIRARQVDILADPVYYWRQRDGGEASITQSHWHLDNLEDRVRSAEMLFEMVEEQAPYLADLVKSHLTATDVQVLARSIEDHPADEAGRIFDLAARYLARIDDQILDRQGPFERLVFDLLRRRQRDALTALTRYRATNGTQAPLARRRDGWYAKLPSFGDAAVGVPDSVFRLAPAYMKAKAVATEAWWSGSRIEIRVNIGANTLALAPRTRFKVWLESPAGARVPVDHVARPRAIAFGQVDRSTLELSIDPSQLAGDRQWRLMIGIRNRDLRDVIQVTTSGDGRERWQGWRRIGNRWCRPGRLPGGFGVTVRDLPDAWVDHATDLGDEIEIRGAFRGAPPASAELTLTGRGGSETTHPLTIGEKGERGITPWRVTVSVGAILERSGLDMPMEEIVPTRVKVTRKGRTSPLPVHPDFLGSRSLMKGRAVNATRDPNGSFVITATPDRPVVHDAWWQGEDLILRGPDGPRLASAGAVLRTWPTPEKPLDVSLDVVDRDGVFLITVPAGALRSAAVEHGACETTMWSLLDGSEHKPVVVARELSERVPQPAASEAVKLEFGWSDEIHLRLVPATPVDA, from the coding sequence TACTTCCAGACCTGCTTGGAGTCGCTTCGGACCCAGACGTTCTCGGACTTCGAGGTCGTCATGGTCGACGATGCGTCCGACGACGGCTCCGCGGAGATCGCGGATCGGTTCGCCTCGAGCGATCCCCGGTTCCGGGTGGTCCGCTCGGCGAAGGTCGGCGTCGGTGTCGCGCGCAACATCGGTGTCGAGAACAGCCGCGGTGACCTGCTCGCCTTCGTCGATGCCGACGACTACGTGCCGGAGTACGCCTACGAGCTCATGACCGACACGCTGGCCGAGACGGGTTCGGACTTCGTCGCGGGCAACGCTCGCCGCTTCGACTCGGTGTCGGTCTGGCAGTCGTGGTCCCACCGTCGTCCGTTCGTGACCGCCCGGAGGGCGACGCACTGCAGTCGCACCCACATCCTGGGCATCGACCGCTACATCTGGAACAAGGTCTACCGGCGCGACTTCTGGGACGCAGCCGGCCTCAGCTACCCGGACATGCTCTACGAGGACTATCCGGTGGCCCTGGCCGCGCACATCCGCGCCCGTCAGGTCGACATCCTCGCCGACCCCGTCTACTACTGGCGCCAGCGCGACGGTGGCGAGGCATCGATCACCCAGAGCCACTGGCACCTCGACAACCTCGAGGACCGCGTACGTTCGGCCGAGATGCTCTTCGAGATGGTCGAAGAGCAGGCTCCCTACCTCGCCGACCTGGTGAAGTCGCATCTCACGGCGACAGACGTCCAGGTGCTCGCCCGATCCATCGAGGACCATCCGGCCGACGAGGCCGGACGGATCTTCGACCTCGCCGCGCGCTACCTGGCGCGCATCGACGATCAGATCCTCGATCGTCAGGGTCCGTTCGAGCGACTCGTGTTCGACCTGCTGCGGCGTCGTCAGCGGGACGCGCTGACGGCGTTGACCCGCTATCGAGCCACGAACGGCACCCAGGCGCCGCTCGCCCGTCGCCGGGACGGTTGGTACGCGAAGCTCCCCTCCTTCGGGGACGCCGCGGTCGGCGTCCCCGACTCGGTGTTCCGGCTGGCCCCTGCCTACATGAAGGCCAAGGCCGTAGCGACCGAGGCGTGGTGGAGCGGCTCCCGGATCGAGATCCGGGTCAACATCGGTGCCAACACCCTCGCGCTCGCGCCCCGGACACGCTTCAAGGTGTGGTTGGAGAGTCCTGCCGGCGCCAGGGTTCCGGTGGATCATGTCGCTCGGCCCCGGGCGATCGCGTTCGGGCAGGTGGACAGGTCCACGCTCGAGCTGAGCATCGATCCGTCACAGCTGGCGGGCGATCGCCAGTGGCGCCTCATGATCGGGATCCGCAACCGCGATCTCCGCGACGTGATCCAGGTGACGACGTCGGGCGACGGGCGGGAGCGCTGGCAGGGCTGGCGGCGCATCGGCAACCGCTGGTGCCGCCCAGGGCGCCTCCCCGGGGGCTTCGGGGTGACCGTTCGGGATCTTCCGGACGCGTGGGTGGATCACGCCACGGACCTCGGCGACGAGATCGAGATCCGGGGTGCGTTCCGCGGCGCTCCTCCTGCGAGCGCGGAGCTGACCCTCACCGGCCGCGGTGGCTCGGAGACGACCCACCCGTTGACGATCGGCGAAAAGGGCGAGCGGGGCATCACCCCGTGGCGGGTGACGGTGTCCGTCGGCGCCATTCTCGAGAGGTCCGGGCTGGACATGCCCATGGAGGAGATCGTGCCGACCCGGGTGAAGGTGACCCGGAAGGGGCGTACGTCTCCGCTACCTGTGCACCCGGACTTCCTCGGGTCTCGATCTCTGATGAAGGGGCGCGCAGTGAACGCGACCCGCGACCCGAACGGCTCCTTCGTCATCACCGCGACGCCCGACCGTCCCGTGGTGCACGACGCCTGGTGGCAGGGCGAGGATCTGATCCTGCGCGGTCCGGACGGTCCCCGCCTGGCGTCGGCCGGTGCGGTGCTCCGCACCTGGCCGACCCCGGAGAAGCCCCTCGACGTCTCCCTGGACGTGGTCGACCGTGACGGGGTCTTCCTGATCACCGTGCCCGCGGGTGCGTTACGGAGCGCGGCGGTCGAGCACGGTGCCTGCGAGACGACGATGTGGTCGCTGCTGGACGGCAGCGAGCACAAGCCGGTCGTCGTGGCCCGTGAGCTCAGCGAGCGGGTGCCCCAGCCCGCCGCGTCCGAGGCGGTGAAGCTCGAGTTCGGCTGGTCGGACGAGATCCACCTGCGGCTCGTGCCGGCCACGCCCGTCGACGCGTGA
- a CDS encoding class I SAM-dependent methyltransferase, whose product MTDMGMLLGTRTGGSPSIAQSDYWWYRARTRILETVMKPYVGTPRRLLDVGSADGPSVTWLRGTAEHHVSLDVDPRGLADGGVCGSATGLPFADASFDVVAAFDVIEHCEPEATALAEIQRVLAPGGRLLMSVPAYNWAWTSHDDHNHHHRRYTRRRAVAAVRAAGLSPVRATYGFAGTFPMFAAQRLVTRLQERGPAGAQQLPDGGVAPLPEVSPTIEKVLLGATRIDERLLPRLDLPFGSSVLVVAVKTDRIRSLDLGD is encoded by the coding sequence ATGACCGACATGGGCATGTTGCTGGGCACCAGGACCGGCGGCTCTCCCTCGATCGCCCAGAGCGACTACTGGTGGTACCGGGCGCGCACCCGCATCCTCGAGACCGTCATGAAGCCGTACGTCGGGACCCCACGCCGCCTCCTCGACGTCGGCAGCGCCGACGGGCCGAGCGTCACCTGGCTCCGGGGCACCGCCGAGCATCACGTCTCGCTGGACGTCGACCCGCGTGGCCTCGCCGACGGCGGTGTGTGCGGCTCCGCGACCGGACTCCCCTTCGCCGACGCCTCCTTCGACGTGGTCGCGGCCTTCGACGTCATCGAGCACTGCGAGCCCGAGGCCACCGCCCTCGCCGAGATCCAGCGCGTCCTCGCCCCCGGCGGCCGGCTGCTGATGTCGGTGCCGGCGTACAACTGGGCCTGGACCAGCCACGACGACCACAACCACCACCACCGGCGCTACACCCGGCGACGGGCGGTGGCGGCGGTCAGGGCCGCCGGGCTGTCGCCGGTGCGCGCGACGTACGGCTTCGCGGGGACGTTTCCGATGTTCGCCGCCCAGCGCCTGGTCACCCGGCTCCAGGAGCGCGGTCCGGCCGGCGCCCAGCAGCTTCCCGACGGCGGCGTCGCACCGCTCCCCGAGGTCTCCCCCACGATCGAGAAGGTCCTGCTCGGCGCCACCCGCATCGACGAGCGCCTGTTGCCCCGGCTCGACCTGCCGTTCGGGTCCTCGGTGCTGGTGGTCGCGGTGAAGACCGACCGAATCCGTTCGCTAGATCTCGGAGACTGA
- a CDS encoding NAD-dependent epimerase/dehydratase family protein, which produces MTGARYPSRPPTLVVGGGGLLGRHVRTAFERSGASVRTTSVPWHDPVAARAALRSELAAFLGSAPDGRVNIAWCAGAGFVASPADELETEVSLFRDVLDDLRPALRPTIRLAFFFASSAGGVYAGSADPPFTELSEPRPLVAYGRAKLAMEEALTAFCAETGSVAVLGRITNLYGPGQKLSKPQGLVSQLCLAQLRGTPLPVWVSFDTIRDYLYVGDCAEMVVEALDGLDEQVRRTGSNAVVKILATGTGVTLAAVIGEINRVFRRRARLRIPGAGTPGQVRDLRVRSVIWPELDQRTQTPFPVGVRRIADEITLAYSAATSAPGHKHQSTHVSEVSIR; this is translated from the coding sequence GTGACCGGCGCGCGATATCCGTCCCGACCGCCCACGCTCGTCGTCGGTGGTGGGGGCCTGCTCGGCCGCCACGTACGCACCGCCTTCGAGCGCTCGGGGGCGTCCGTGCGTACGACGAGCGTGCCGTGGCACGACCCGGTCGCCGCCCGCGCCGCCCTGAGGTCCGAGCTCGCCGCCTTCCTCGGCTCCGCGCCGGACGGCCGGGTCAACATCGCCTGGTGTGCCGGTGCGGGCTTCGTGGCCAGCCCGGCGGACGAGCTCGAGACCGAGGTGTCCCTCTTCCGTGACGTCCTCGACGACCTCCGCCCGGCGCTACGGCCCACCATCCGGCTCGCGTTCTTCTTCGCGTCCTCCGCCGGCGGCGTCTACGCCGGCTCGGCCGATCCGCCGTTCACCGAGCTCTCCGAGCCGCGCCCGCTGGTGGCGTACGGCAGGGCCAAGCTGGCCATGGAGGAGGCACTGACCGCGTTCTGCGCCGAGACCGGCTCGGTGGCGGTTCTCGGCCGGATCACCAACCTCTACGGGCCCGGCCAGAAGCTCTCCAAGCCCCAGGGCCTGGTCTCCCAGCTGTGTCTGGCTCAGCTGCGCGGCACGCCGCTGCCGGTCTGGGTCTCTTTCGACACCATCCGGGACTATCTCTATGTCGGCGACTGCGCCGAGATGGTCGTCGAGGCCCTCGACGGGCTCGACGAGCAGGTCCGGCGGACCGGATCGAACGCCGTCGTCAAGATCCTCGCCACCGGCACCGGGGTGACTCTCGCGGCCGTGATCGGAGAGATCAACCGGGTCTTCAGACGACGGGCGCGGCTGCGTATCCCGGGAGCCGGCACACCCGGCCAGGTGCGCGACCTGCGCGTCCGCAGCGTCATATGGCCGGAGCTCGACCAACGGACGCAAACGCCCTTCCCCGTTGGCGTGCGTCGCATCGCCGATGAGATCACACTGGCCTATTCTGCTGCTACCTCCGCCCCCGGCCACAAACATCAGTCGACCCACGTGAGCGAGGTCTCCATCCGATGA
- a CDS encoding glycosyltransferase, producing MSLTHTVSVVIPVYRGAETLPDVVSEIADLAEPFVTPDGHQGRVTEILLVHDHGPDASDLAMRQLAEKYDIVRPIWLSRNFGQHAATLAGLASSGSDWIVTMDEDGQHDPAYIRPMLDTALRERAALVYARPTNAAPHGPLRNLTSRGSKVVIDRLMPGGSARQFNSFRLILGEYGRSVSAYAANGVYLDVALSWVISDVATCPVELREEGERPSGYNYRSLMSHFWRMVLTGGTRLLRAVSICGALLAASGIVLAVALVVARLAGGVPVQGWTSLMAAVLVCSGAIMLTLGVIAEYLGVSVNMAMGKPLYVIVSDPANGPLREGPRPGRPE from the coding sequence ATGTCCCTCACCCACACCGTCTCCGTCGTCATCCCGGTCTACCGCGGTGCCGAGACCCTTCCGGACGTGGTGAGCGAGATCGCCGACCTCGCCGAGCCGTTCGTGACTCCGGACGGGCACCAGGGGCGGGTCACCGAGATCCTCCTGGTCCACGACCACGGCCCGGACGCCTCCGATCTGGCCATGCGACAGCTCGCCGAGAAGTACGACATCGTTCGGCCGATCTGGCTGAGCCGCAACTTCGGCCAGCACGCCGCCACCCTCGCCGGCCTGGCCTCGTCGGGATCGGACTGGATCGTCACGATGGACGAGGACGGCCAGCACGACCCGGCCTACATCCGGCCGATGCTCGACACCGCGCTCCGCGAGCGGGCCGCCCTCGTCTACGCCCGCCCCACCAACGCGGCACCCCACGGCCCGCTGCGCAACCTGACGTCGCGCGGCTCGAAGGTCGTCATCGACCGCCTGATGCCCGGTGGCAGCGCCCGGCAGTTCAACAGCTTCCGCCTGATCCTCGGCGAGTACGGCCGCAGCGTGTCCGCCTACGCCGCCAACGGGGTCTACCTCGACGTCGCCCTGAGCTGGGTGATCTCGGATGTGGCGACCTGCCCGGTGGAGCTGCGCGAGGAGGGTGAGCGGCCCTCCGGCTACAACTACCGCTCCCTGATGTCGCACTTCTGGCGGATGGTGCTCACCGGCGGCACCCGGCTGCTGCGCGCGGTCAGCATCTGCGGTGCCCTGCTCGCTGCCTCCGGCATCGTTCTCGCGGTCGCGCTGGTCGTCGCCCGTCTGGCCGGCGGCGTCCCGGTGCAGGGCTGGACCTCGTTGATGGCGGCCGTGCTGGTCTGCTCCGGCGCCATCATGCTCACCCTGGGCGTGATCGCGGAGTACCTCGGTGTCTCCGTCAACATGGCCATGGGCAAGCCGCTCTACGTCATCGTCAGCGACCCCGCGAACGGCCCGCTTCGCGAGGGCCCCCGACCCGGTCGCCCCGAGTGA
- a CDS encoding glycosyltransferase family protein gives MKTAVITQARMTSTRLPGKVLREAAGVTMLEHHLARLTAAGLPVVVATTTNLDDDPVAVLADKLGAGVVRGSEHDVLSRFALAVREFEPDVVVRVTSDCPLIDGDVVRRGVDAWAAAGDPTLYASNALERTYPRGLDFEVFSAEALLEADRLATETPHREHVTPWLYTDDARPKLNLPWERDASAYRITLDTPEDMQLLRILIEEHDAHRLDAAGLVALLEAHPELVEINAQIEQKKLGQ, from the coding sequence GTGAAGACCGCCGTCATCACCCAGGCACGGATGACCAGCACCCGCCTTCCCGGCAAGGTGCTGCGGGAGGCCGCGGGCGTCACGATGCTCGAGCATCACCTCGCCCGGCTCACCGCCGCCGGGCTCCCGGTGGTCGTAGCGACGACCACCAACCTCGACGACGACCCGGTCGCCGTCCTGGCCGACAAGCTCGGCGCCGGGGTGGTCCGGGGCAGCGAGCACGACGTGCTGTCCCGCTTCGCCCTGGCGGTGCGAGAGTTCGAGCCCGACGTCGTCGTCCGGGTGACCAGCGACTGCCCCCTGATCGACGGCGATGTCGTACGCCGCGGGGTGGACGCCTGGGCCGCCGCCGGCGACCCCACGCTCTATGCCAGCAACGCCCTGGAGCGCACCTACCCACGCGGGCTCGACTTCGAGGTCTTCTCCGCCGAGGCGCTGCTGGAGGCAGACCGGCTCGCCACCGAGACTCCCCACCGCGAGCACGTCACCCCGTGGCTCTACACCGACGATGCCCGGCCCAAGCTCAACCTGCCGTGGGAGCGGGACGCCTCGGCGTACCGGATCACGCTCGACACCCCCGAGGACATGCAGCTCCTGCGGATCCTCATCGAGGAGCACGACGCGCATCGTCTCGACGCCGCCGGCCTCGTCGCGCTCCTGGAGGCCCATCCCGAGCTGGTCGAGATCAACGCTCAGATCGAGCAGAAGAAGCTCGGCCAGTGA
- a CDS encoding DegT/DnrJ/EryC1/StrS family aminotransferase — MLPYGRQSVSEEDIEAVTAILRGDWLTTGPTVAAFEQALSDLVGGHRAISCTSGTAALHIAYAAAGVGAGDEVVTTPMTFVATASGASLLGAKVVFADVDPDTALIDPAAVDALVTDSTKVVAAVDYAGHPADYAALQPIADRVGALTLADAAHSIGGSSGGRPVGDLADLTTLSFFPTKNLTTGEGGAVVAKDAAIAQRAHEFHFVGLMRDADRFRIEDEGPWHQEVHEFGLNYRLTDLQCAFGLSQLARLAGFKQRRAEITARYNAALAGVDGLRLPVRREGVDPAWHLYPVRILEDRRREVFEKMRASGIGVQVNYIPVYWHPVYADLGYRRGMCPNAEAFYAEELSLPLYPDLTDDQVDQVVETLIGIL; from the coding sequence ATGCTTCCGTACGGCCGCCAATCGGTCTCCGAGGAGGACATCGAGGCAGTCACGGCGATCCTGCGCGGCGACTGGCTCACCACCGGACCGACCGTCGCCGCGTTCGAGCAGGCGCTCTCCGACCTGGTCGGTGGACACCGGGCGATCTCGTGCACCTCCGGCACCGCCGCGCTCCACATCGCCTACGCGGCCGCCGGAGTCGGTGCCGGCGACGAGGTCGTCACCACGCCGATGACGTTCGTCGCGACCGCATCGGGAGCCTCGCTGCTCGGCGCGAAGGTCGTCTTCGCCGACGTCGATCCGGACACAGCGCTGATCGACCCAGCAGCCGTCGACGCCCTCGTCACCGACAGCACCAAGGTCGTCGCTGCCGTCGACTACGCCGGCCATCCGGCCGACTACGCCGCGCTGCAGCCGATCGCCGACCGGGTCGGTGCGCTGACGCTGGCCGACGCGGCCCACTCGATCGGTGGCTCGTCCGGTGGGCGTCCGGTCGGCGACCTCGCCGACCTGACCACGCTCTCGTTCTTCCCGACCAAGAACCTCACCACCGGCGAGGGCGGCGCCGTCGTCGCCAAGGACGCCGCGATCGCGCAGCGGGCCCACGAGTTCCACTTCGTGGGGCTGATGCGTGACGCCGACCGGTTCCGGATCGAGGACGAGGGGCCATGGCACCAGGAGGTCCACGAGTTCGGGCTCAACTACCGGCTCACCGATCTGCAGTGCGCCTTCGGCCTCTCCCAGCTCGCGCGGCTGGCCGGGTTCAAGCAGCGGCGGGCGGAGATCACCGCCCGCTACAACGCCGCGCTCGCCGGCGTGGACGGGCTGCGGCTGCCGGTCCGGCGCGAGGGCGTCGATCCGGCCTGGCACCTCTATCCGGTGCGCATCCTCGAGGACCGCCGGCGCGAGGTCTTCGAGAAGATGCGGGCATCCGGCATCGGCGTACAGGTCAACTACATCCCGGTCTACTGGCACCCGGTCTACGCCGACCTGGGCTACCGGCGCGGGATGTGCCCGAACGCGGAGGCGTTCTACGCCGAGGAGCTCTCCCTGCCGCTGTACCCCGACCTGACCGACGACCAGGTCGACCAGGTCGTCGAGACCCTGATCGGCATCCTGTGA
- the pseB gene encoding UDP-N-acetylglucosamine 4,6-dehydratase (inverting): MPNSEVRESPADHPLDGASILVTGGTGSFGKAFIRHVLDNLNPRRVIVFSRDELKQYECRQLFGNDPRLRWFIGDIRDRDRLHRALHDVDYVVHAAALKQVDTGEYNPFEFIKTNVLGSQNVVEASIDAGVKKVVALSTDKASSPINLYGATKLTADKIFILGNNYAASYETRFSVVRYGNVTGSRGSIIPKWKAMAERGEPLGITDMRCTRFLITLPQAVQMVLDTFELMQGGELLVPHIPSHKVVDLAKAVAPDATFVDIGLRPGEKLHEEMISPEEGRRAVSIHDGKYYVIEPENPQWGYKPIMDAVPVPDGFHCASDKNDIWYDADDLRTVLESGV, from the coding sequence GTGCCGAATTCGGAAGTCCGAGAGTCCCCCGCCGACCATCCTCTCGATGGCGCCAGCATCCTGGTCACCGGCGGGACCGGCTCGTTCGGAAAGGCGTTCATCCGACATGTCCTCGACAACCTCAACCCGAGGCGCGTGATCGTCTTCTCACGCGACGAGCTCAAGCAGTACGAGTGCCGGCAGCTGTTCGGCAACGACCCGCGGCTTCGCTGGTTCATCGGAGACATCCGCGATCGCGACCGCCTGCACCGCGCGCTCCACGACGTCGACTACGTCGTCCACGCCGCGGCGCTCAAGCAGGTCGACACCGGGGAGTACAACCCCTTCGAGTTCATCAAGACCAACGTGCTGGGTTCGCAGAACGTCGTCGAGGCCTCGATCGACGCCGGCGTCAAGAAGGTCGTCGCCCTCTCCACCGACAAGGCCTCCTCGCCGATCAACCTCTACGGCGCGACCAAGCTGACGGCCGACAAGATCTTCATCCTCGGCAACAACTACGCCGCCTCCTACGAGACCCGGTTCTCCGTGGTGCGCTACGGCAACGTGACCGGCTCGCGCGGCTCGATCATCCCGAAGTGGAAGGCGATGGCCGAGCGCGGTGAGCCGCTCGGGATCACCGACATGCGGTGCACCCGGTTCCTGATCACGCTGCCGCAGGCGGTGCAGATGGTGCTCGACACCTTCGAGCTCATGCAGGGCGGCGAGCTGCTCGTCCCGCACATCCCCTCCCACAAGGTCGTCGACCTGGCGAAGGCGGTCGCACCCGACGCGACCTTCGTCGACATCGGCCTCCGCCCCGGCGAGAAGCTCCACGAGGAGATGATCAGCCCGGAGGAGGGCCGCCGCGCGGTCAGCATCCACGACGGGAAGTACTACGTGATCGAGCCCGAGAACCCGCAGTGGGGCTACAAGCCGATCATGGACGCCGTGCCGGTTCCGGACGGCTTCCACTGCGCCTCGGACAAGAACGACATCTGGTACGACGCCGACGACCTCCGCACGGTTCTGGAGTCAGGGGTCTGA
- a CDS encoding PseG/SpsG family protein — translation MSMGSPDDGRLRVAMVCDAGPEVGIGHVMRCLALGEELVARGVPVVVVADLDRVPWAAEQVRRRGIEIASPGPGDLADVLARIEPSSVVVDSYLLPASVYAELRERWPLLALTDGDPGDRVADLYLDQNLGAEASAWVLPEGARHLGGLDYAQQRRDIVRQRPSAPKAAADEHTPLRVLAFFGGTDAFGVSPRVVRLVVRTGIAVELTAIAATPELAEEIAGIVPAPGQAIHVIGPTDVLAELVSDADVVLSAAGTSAWELFCIGAAVGFVCVADNQRDAYVRMDEDRLAVGIATLAELDGDPEVAVARMRDLLGDVRLRERLRAACWATVDGRGPARVADALLALDRVRAI, via the coding sequence ATGTCCATGGGATCGCCCGACGACGGACGTCTCCGGGTGGCGATGGTGTGCGACGCCGGCCCCGAGGTCGGGATCGGGCATGTCATGCGGTGCCTGGCGCTCGGGGAGGAGCTCGTCGCGCGCGGAGTGCCTGTCGTGGTGGTCGCCGACCTCGACCGGGTGCCCTGGGCGGCCGAGCAGGTGCGGCGGCGCGGGATCGAGATCGCGTCGCCGGGGCCGGGCGATCTCGCGGACGTCCTCGCCCGCATCGAGCCGTCGTCGGTGGTCGTGGACTCCTACCTCCTTCCGGCATCGGTCTACGCCGAGCTGCGGGAACGCTGGCCGCTGCTGGCGCTCACCGACGGCGATCCCGGGGACCGGGTCGCCGACCTGTACCTGGACCAGAACCTCGGCGCGGAGGCCTCCGCGTGGGTCCTCCCCGAGGGAGCCCGGCATCTCGGTGGACTCGACTACGCCCAGCAGCGACGCGACATCGTCCGGCAGCGTCCGAGCGCGCCCAAGGCCGCCGCCGACGAGCACACTCCGCTGCGGGTGCTGGCGTTCTTCGGTGGCACGGACGCCTTCGGGGTCTCCCCGCGGGTCGTCCGCCTGGTCGTGCGAACCGGGATCGCCGTGGAGCTGACCGCCATCGCGGCCACCCCTGAGCTCGCCGAGGAGATCGCCGGCATCGTGCCGGCGCCGGGTCAGGCGATCCACGTGATCGGGCCGACCGACGTCCTGGCCGAGCTCGTCTCCGACGCGGACGTGGTGCTCAGCGCCGCCGGCACCTCGGCCTGGGAGCTCTTCTGCATCGGCGCGGCGGTCGGGTTCGTCTGCGTCGCCGACAACCAGCGGGACGCGTACGTCCGGATGGACGAGGACCGGCTGGCCGTCGGGATCGCCACCCTGGCCGAGCTCGACGGCGACCCTGAGGTGGCCGTGGCCCGGATGCGTGACCTGCTGGGGGACGTACGCCTCCGGGAGCGGTTGCGCGCCGCCTGCTGGGCCACGGTCGACGGCCGAGGGCCGGCGCGCGTCGCCGACGCGCTCCTGGCCCTCGACCGGGTCAGAGCGATCTAG
- the pseI gene encoding pseudaminic acid synthase yields the protein MTHHEIAVGDRLIGPGHEPFVIAEMSGNHGGDLERALDIVRAAGEAGAHALKIQTYTADTITLDVDTPAFRLSADHPLWPNRRLHELYEEAHTPWAWHEPIFALAAELGMVPFSAAFDPTAVDFLVGLGVPMLKSASSEITDLPLVRSIAETGLPMIISTGTATLAEIDAAVRTARATGNDDLVVLACTASYPAPPEASNLRGIPVLRDGLDVAVGLSDHTLGIGASVAAVALGACVIEKHITLSREDGAVDSDFSLEPHEFASLVSETRIAWQALGEARIGPKSAEREGLRFRRSLFVTRDVRAGEKVGPDNVRSVRPADGLPPADVDIVVGRTFTQDVPAGTPLSWDLV from the coding sequence ATGACCCACCACGAGATCGCCGTGGGAGACCGCCTGATCGGTCCCGGGCACGAGCCGTTCGTGATCGCGGAGATGTCCGGCAACCACGGTGGCGACCTGGAGCGGGCGCTCGACATCGTCCGCGCCGCGGGCGAGGCAGGCGCGCACGCGCTCAAGATCCAGACCTACACCGCCGACACCATCACCCTGGACGTCGACACCCCCGCGTTCCGGCTCTCGGCCGACCATCCGCTCTGGCCCAACCGCCGCCTCCACGAGCTCTACGAGGAGGCGCACACCCCGTGGGCGTGGCACGAGCCGATCTTCGCGCTGGCCGCCGAGCTCGGCATGGTCCCCTTCTCCGCCGCCTTCGACCCGACCGCGGTCGACTTCCTGGTCGGCCTCGGCGTCCCGATGCTGAAGTCGGCCTCCTCCGAGATCACCGACCTGCCGCTGGTCCGGTCGATCGCCGAGACCGGGCTGCCGATGATCATCTCCACCGGCACCGCGACGCTCGCCGAGATCGACGCGGCGGTGCGTACGGCACGGGCGACCGGCAACGACGACCTCGTCGTGCTGGCCTGCACGGCGTCCTACCCGGCTCCTCCGGAGGCGTCCAACCTCCGCGGGATCCCGGTGCTGCGCGACGGGCTCGACGTCGCCGTCGGCCTCTCCGACCACACGCTCGGTATCGGCGCCTCGGTCGCGGCCGTCGCGCTCGGCGCCTGTGTGATCGAGAAGCACATCACGCTCTCGCGCGAGGACGGCGCCGTCGACTCCGACTTCTCCCTGGAGCCGCACGAGTTCGCCTCCCTGGTCAGCGAGACCAGGATCGCGTGGCAGGCGCTCGGCGAGGCCCGGATCGGCCCGAAGTCGGCCGAGCGCGAGGGCCTGCGGTTCCGTCGTTCGCTCTTCGTCACCCGCGACGTACGCGCCGGGGAGAAGGTCGGACCGGACAACGTACGCTCCGTCCGCCCTGCCGACGGGCTGCCGCCGGCCGACGTGGACATCGTCGTCGGGCGCACCTTCACCCAGGACGTCCCGGCCGGCACCCCGCTCAGCTGGGACCTGGTCTAG
- a CDS encoding GNAT family N-acetyltransferase, protein MLRRATDTDLPNMLAWRNQEANRSVSINQHVITAEEHAAWWSRVTQDPTRRVLMFEYASRPLGVVTFFDHDPVARSASWGFYLDHDGTTADGTALLAWTKVMREAVAYAFAPEPDGLDIDLLEGEVLPHNESVRAMNRRLGFTEGEPYDQTVDGGVVTAIPVRLHRDDRPTRRSGKEQ, encoded by the coding sequence ATGTTGAGACGGGCGACCGACACCGACCTGCCGAACATGCTGGCGTGGCGCAACCAGGAGGCGAACCGGTCGGTGAGCATCAACCAGCATGTGATCACCGCCGAGGAGCACGCCGCCTGGTGGTCGCGGGTCACCCAGGACCCGACCCGGCGGGTGCTGATGTTCGAGTACGCCTCCCGCCCGCTCGGGGTGGTGACCTTCTTCGACCACGATCCCGTCGCCCGGTCGGCCTCCTGGGGCTTCTACCTCGACCACGACGGCACCACCGCCGACGGCACCGCGCTGCTGGCGTGGACCAAGGTGATGCGGGAGGCCGTGGCGTACGCCTTCGCCCCGGAGCCCGACGGCCTCGACATCGACCTCCTCGAGGGCGAGGTGCTCCCCCACAACGAGTCCGTCCGCGCCATGAACCGCCGGCTCGGGTTCACCGAGGGCGAGCCCTACGATCAGACCGTCGACGGCGGCGTGGTGACCGCCATCCCGGTCCGCCTGCACCGCGACGACCGACCGACCCGACGTTCCGGCAAGGAGCAGTGA